A DNA window from Pseudomonas resinovorans NBRC 106553 contains the following coding sequences:
- a CDS encoding methyl-accepting chemotaxis protein, whose protein sequence is MSHQSSAFKGLALHSLIWLACAGMVAVHLPLWLALGGGWLASLLLLWLQRDGRPQALPANAQPALAEPDWQRARDALDEQLGTLQAHAGQIDGLLQDAIGRLGASFHGLAARIDQQRGHSHSLIERYGNQQGGDEGMNFQEFIATTRSTLGLFVEATLETSQTSQELVTRMDRVTHKIADILKSTHDMDAIAKQTNLLALNAAIEAARAGESGRGFAVVADEVRALSTRSTGFSEQIREHVNEVYREIQDAESAISQLADKDMGFALESRQQLHHMLEDLDGMNRHTLKVIQEMDRLSLEVGAGVDQAITALQFQDLGSQLLGQMRKHLAKLGGFAAGLAGLRAAAPEHWAERLEQETAELRKPIANPVSQSSVKAGEVELF, encoded by the coding sequence ATGTCCCATCAGTCGTCCGCCTTCAAGGGCCTGGCCCTTCACTCCCTGATCTGGCTGGCCTGCGCCGGCATGGTCGCCGTCCACCTGCCCCTGTGGCTGGCCCTTGGCGGCGGCTGGCTGGCCAGCCTGTTGTTGCTCTGGCTGCAACGCGACGGCCGGCCCCAGGCGCTGCCGGCCAATGCCCAGCCGGCGCTGGCGGAGCCCGACTGGCAACGGGCGCGCGATGCCCTGGATGAACAGCTCGGTACCCTGCAGGCCCACGCCGGGCAGATCGACGGCCTGCTGCAGGATGCCATCGGCCGCCTCGGCGCGAGCTTCCATGGCCTGGCCGCACGCATCGACCAGCAGCGCGGCCACTCCCATTCCCTGATCGAGCGCTATGGCAACCAGCAGGGCGGCGACGAGGGCATGAACTTCCAGGAGTTCATCGCCACCACCCGCAGCACCCTGGGGCTGTTCGTCGAGGCCACCCTGGAAACCAGCCAGACCTCCCAGGAGCTGGTCACCCGCATGGATCGGGTCACGCACAAGATCGCCGATATCCTGAAATCCACCCACGATATGGACGCCATCGCCAAGCAGACCAACCTGCTGGCGCTGAACGCCGCGATCGAGGCGGCCCGCGCCGGCGAAAGCGGCCGGGGCTTCGCCGTGGTGGCCGACGAGGTGCGCGCCCTTTCCACCCGCTCCACCGGTTTCTCCGAGCAGATCCGCGAGCACGTCAACGAGGTCTACCGCGAGATCCAGGACGCCGAATCGGCCATCTCCCAGCTCGCCGACAAGGACATGGGCTTCGCCCTGGAGTCCCGCCAGCAGCTCCACCACATGCTGGAGGACCTGGACGGCATGAACCGCCACACCCTGAAGGTGATCCAGGAAATGGACCGCCTCTCCCTCGAAGTGGGCGCGGGGGTCGACCAGGCCATCACCGCCCTGCAGTTCCAGGATCTGGGCAGCCAGTTGCTGGGGCAGATGCGCAAGCACTTGGCCAAGCTCGGCGGCTTTGCCGCGGGCCTGGCCGGCCTGCGCGCGGCGGCGCCGGAGCACTGGGCCGAACGGCTGGAGCAGGAAACCGCCGAACTGCGCAAACCCATCGCCAACCCGGTGAGCCAGAGCAGCGTCAAGGCCGGCGAGGTGGAGCTTTTCTGA
- a CDS encoding PSPA7_2676 family Cys-rich small protein, which produces MRIRCFLLGCQWTEGFRTEVGGAPMFCQRCLRCGAHRYLSLSEEEAETTG; this is translated from the coding sequence ATGCGTATTCGTTGCTTTCTGCTCGGTTGCCAATGGACCGAGGGTTTTCGTACCGAGGTGGGCGGCGCGCCCATGTTCTGTCAACGCTGCCTGCGCTGCGGGGCCCATCGCTACCTCAGTCTCTCGGAGGAGGAGGCCGAAACGACGGGATAA
- a CDS encoding bifunctional diguanylate cyclase/phosphodiesterase, which translates to MDFFRSESAAQRAIASPRPRTARWHRMYYFLAGFDVLVVVLSVLLNHLIVDTYHRSIKANQSWVLQLSSFSTLGSLASDVNAPGNNVFDTHDVEAEHRNMSEALRAFNEHLATARAQLQGRIDNQAEHSADIRAFTLRLKDEVDAVDAAMVEMVNEALLIFSYFRQGQSDNAGKRMATMDRKYSELLASLATVRERVGLIQSKLLEEELESVEVLRRVEYAIMLFVLMMVSAALVYGGKIRREMEAHSAEREGYLAVLRESERQFRQQASLLDKAQDAIVVHGMDQRILYWNKSAERLFGLPREDALGQSAQGIIYPSHRAFDDTVDSLIAVGDWAGEVTLKRRDGSTITLESHRTLVRDDEGLPQSVLSINTDITHRKSAEQEVMRLAFYDQLTGLANRRLMLDRLQHLLALGARSLHTSAVILIDLDNFKALNDTLGHDRGDMLLQQVAQRLSHCIRESDTVARLGGDEFVVLLENLNDSPPDAAIQVKAIGEKILQALNISYQLDGYEHHSTPSLGIALFQGQLNSVDDIMKRADLAMYRAKAAGRNTMRFFDPEMQAVATARAKLEADLRQGWQNKELVLHYQPQVSSDGQVVGAEALMRWQHPERGMVMPHEFVPLAEETGLILPLGRWALQSACMQLVVWSKHPETARLSVAVNVSARQFHHPDFVQEVLDVLKYTGADPKRLKLELTEGLLVEDMESTVARMVELKQIGIGLSLDDFGTGYSSLSYLKSLPLDQLKIDQSFIRDVLVDANDAAIACAIVSLSKILGLSVIAEGVETEAQRAFLLSHGCKTYQGFLYAPPLPAERFREYVHERLMAEH; encoded by the coding sequence ATGGATTTTTTCAGAAGCGAAAGCGCCGCGCAGCGAGCCATCGCCAGCCCCAGGCCGCGGACGGCCAGATGGCACCGCATGTATTACTTCCTCGCCGGCTTCGACGTGCTGGTGGTGGTGCTGAGCGTGCTGCTCAACCACCTGATCGTCGACACCTATCACCGTTCGATCAAGGCCAACCAGTCCTGGGTCCTGCAGTTGTCCAGCTTTTCGACCCTGGGCAGCCTGGCCTCGGACGTCAACGCGCCGGGCAACAACGTCTTCGATACCCATGACGTCGAGGCCGAGCACCGCAACATGAGCGAGGCCCTGCGCGCCTTCAATGAGCACCTGGCCACCGCCAGGGCGCAATTGCAGGGGCGCATCGACAACCAGGCCGAACACAGCGCCGATATCCGCGCCTTCACCCTGCGGCTGAAGGACGAGGTGGATGCCGTGGACGCCGCCATGGTGGAGATGGTCAACGAGGCGCTGCTGATCTTTTCCTACTTCCGGCAGGGGCAGTCGGACAACGCCGGCAAGCGCATGGCGACCATGGACCGCAAGTACTCCGAACTGCTGGCCTCCCTGGCCACCGTGCGTGAACGGGTGGGGCTGATCCAGAGCAAGCTGCTGGAGGAAGAACTCGAGTCGGTGGAAGTCCTGCGCCGGGTCGAGTACGCCATCATGCTGTTCGTGCTGATGATGGTCAGCGCCGCCCTGGTCTATGGCGGCAAGATCCGCCGCGAGATGGAGGCCCACTCCGCCGAGCGGGAGGGCTACCTGGCCGTGCTGCGCGAGAGCGAGCGGCAGTTCCGCCAGCAGGCGTCCTTGCTGGACAAGGCCCAGGACGCCATCGTCGTCCATGGGATGGACCAGCGCATCCTCTACTGGAACAAGAGCGCGGAGCGCCTCTTCGGCCTGCCGAGGGAGGACGCCTTGGGCCAGTCGGCGCAGGGGATCATCTACCCGAGCCATCGCGCCTTCGACGATACCGTCGACAGCCTGATCGCCGTGGGGGACTGGGCGGGCGAGGTCACCCTCAAGCGGCGCGACGGCAGCACCATCACCCTGGAGAGCCACCGCACCCTGGTGCGCGACGACGAAGGCCTGCCGCAATCGGTGCTGTCGATCAACACCGACATCACCCACCGCAAGTCGGCGGAGCAGGAGGTCATGCGCCTGGCCTTCTACGACCAGCTGACTGGCCTGGCCAACCGCCGCCTGATGCTCGACCGCCTGCAGCACCTGCTGGCCCTGGGCGCGCGCAGCCTGCACACCAGCGCGGTGATCCTCATCGACCTGGACAACTTCAAGGCGCTCAACGACACCCTGGGCCATGACCGGGGCGACATGCTGCTGCAACAGGTGGCCCAGCGGCTCAGCCATTGCATCCGCGAGAGCGACACCGTGGCGCGGCTGGGCGGCGACGAGTTCGTGGTGCTGCTGGAGAACCTGAACGACAGCCCGCCGGACGCGGCGATCCAGGTCAAGGCCATCGGCGAGAAGATCCTCCAGGCGCTGAACATTTCCTACCAGCTGGACGGTTACGAACACCACAGCACCCCCAGCCTCGGCATCGCCTTGTTCCAGGGCCAGCTGAACAGTGTCGACGACATCATGAAACGCGCCGATCTGGCGATGTACCGCGCCAAGGCGGCGGGCCGCAACACCATGCGTTTCTTCGACCCGGAGATGCAGGCGGTGGCCACCGCGCGGGCCAAGCTCGAAGCCGACCTGCGCCAGGGCTGGCAGAACAAGGAGCTGGTGCTGCATTACCAGCCGCAGGTGAGCAGCGACGGGCAGGTGGTGGGGGCCGAGGCGCTGATGCGCTGGCAGCACCCCGAGCGGGGCATGGTGATGCCTCACGAGTTCGTGCCGCTGGCCGAGGAAACCGGGCTGATCCTGCCATTGGGCCGCTGGGCACTGCAGTCCGCCTGCATGCAGTTGGTGGTCTGGTCGAAGCACCCGGAAACCGCCCGGCTGAGCGTTGCGGTGAACGTCAGCGCCCGCCAGTTCCACCACCCGGACTTCGTCCAGGAGGTGCTGGACGTGCTGAAGTACACCGGCGCCGATCCGAAGCGGCTGAAGCTGGAGCTGACCGAGGGCCTGCTGGTGGAGGACATGGAAAGCACCGTGGCGCGGATGGTCGAGCTGAAGCAGATCGGCATCGGCCTGTCCCTGGACGATTTCGGCACCGGCTACTCGTCGCTGTCGTACCTGAAAAGCCTGCCGCTGGACCAGCTGAAGATCGACCAGTCGTTCATCCGCGATGTGCTGGTGGACGCCAACGATGCCGCCATTGCCTGCGCCATCGTCAGCCTGAGCAAGATCCTGGGGCTATCGGTGATCGCCGAAGGCGTGGAAACCGAGGCCCAGCGCGCCTTCCTCCTCAGCCATGGCTGCAAGACCTACCAGGGCTTCCTGTATGCCCCGCCGCTGCCGGCCGAACGCTTCCGGGAATATGTGCACGAGCGGTTGATGGCCGAGCATTGA
- a CDS encoding SHOCT domain-containing protein produces the protein MSNFWDLIQLLLSTFVLLVYLLIMFQIIGDLFRDSELGGGFKVLWIIGLVFLPFLTALIYIIVRGRGMAERQRASLQRAKSDADAYIREVAGKSPAEQIADAKSLLDAGTINQDEFARLKAKALA, from the coding sequence ATGAGCAACTTCTGGGATCTGATTCAACTGCTGCTCTCCACCTTCGTCCTCCTCGTCTACCTGCTGATCATGTTCCAGATCATCGGCGACCTGTTCCGCGACTCGGAACTCGGCGGAGGCTTCAAGGTGCTGTGGATAATCGGGCTGGTGTTCCTGCCCTTCCTCACCGCGCTGATCTACATCATCGTCCGCGGCCGTGGCATGGCCGAGCGCCAACGCGCCAGCCTGCAACGCGCCAAGTCGGACGCCGACGCCTACATCCGCGAGGTGGCCGGCAAGTCCCCCGCCGAACAGATCGCCGACGCCAAGTCGCTGCTGGATGCGGGCACCATCAACCAGGACGAATTCGCCCGCCTCAAGGCCAAGGCACTCGCCTGA
- a CDS encoding monovalent cation:proton antiporter-2 (CPA2) family protein: MTQEGSLLQAAVVFLLAAVLTVPLAKRLQLGAVLGYLLAGVLIGPSVLGLVTDPQSVAHVSELGVVLLLFIIGLELSPRRLWVMRRPVFVAGLAQVLCTALAIGLVAWLVFGRSLNTAAVLGFGLALSSTAFGLQLLAERKELTAPHGRLAFAILLFQDIAAIPLIALLPLLSGSGQLDADEMDPQHILLAVASIGAVIIGGRYLLRPVFRVVLKAGLKEVSTATSLLVVMGTAWLMDLAGVSMALGAFIAGLLLADSEYRHELEAQIEPFKGLLLGLFFMAVGMSADLGLLLREPFAVMVLTVLLLMLKLPLLYLVGRLAGGLERAQALRLGIVLAAGGEFAFVVFKLAFEQGMLDDRLHGLLVLSITLSMAVTPLLVLGLFPLLGTAPAPVEVPEEYTRIDNDEPRVVVAGMGRMGQIIARLLRAQRVPFVALDTAVEMVEYGRSLGRMPIYYGDPLRPEILRAAKVDKAEFFIVATDDPDTNLKTAELVKRLYPHIQVIARARNRQHVHRLLDLGAVPVRETFHSALEMSRQALLGLGLSPDQADARIRRFQRHDEEVLAAQHQVYDDDAAVIQTARQARAELEHLFDADLIEDKGVK; encoded by the coding sequence ATGACCCAGGAAGGCAGCCTGCTACAGGCCGCGGTGGTGTTCCTGTTAGCCGCCGTACTCACCGTACCCCTCGCCAAGCGCCTGCAGCTGGGCGCCGTGCTCGGCTACCTGCTGGCCGGCGTCCTCATCGGCCCCTCGGTGCTGGGCCTGGTCACCGATCCGCAAAGCGTCGCCCACGTCTCCGAGCTGGGGGTTGTGCTGCTGCTCTTCATCATCGGCCTGGAGCTCTCGCCCCGCCGGCTCTGGGTGATGCGCCGCCCGGTGTTCGTCGCCGGCCTGGCCCAGGTGCTGTGCACCGCCCTGGCCATCGGCCTGGTGGCCTGGCTGGTGTTCGGCAGGAGCCTGAACACCGCCGCCGTGCTGGGCTTTGGCCTCGCCCTGTCGTCCACCGCCTTCGGCCTGCAGTTGCTCGCCGAACGCAAGGAACTCACGGCCCCCCATGGCCGCCTGGCCTTCGCCATCCTGCTGTTCCAGGACATCGCCGCGATTCCCCTGATCGCCCTGCTGCCACTGCTCAGCGGCAGCGGCCAGCTCGACGCCGACGAGATGGACCCGCAACACATCCTCCTGGCCGTGGCCAGCATCGGCGCGGTGATCATCGGCGGGCGCTACCTGCTGCGACCGGTGTTCCGCGTGGTGCTCAAGGCCGGCCTGAAAGAAGTCTCTACCGCCACTTCTCTGCTGGTGGTGATGGGCACCGCCTGGCTGATGGACCTGGCCGGCGTCTCCATGGCCCTGGGCGCCTTCATCGCCGGCCTGCTGCTGGCCGACTCGGAATACCGCCACGAACTGGAAGCCCAGATCGAACCCTTCAAGGGCCTGCTGCTGGGCCTGTTCTTCATGGCCGTGGGCATGAGCGCCGACCTCGGCCTGCTGCTGCGCGAGCCCTTCGCGGTGATGGTGCTGACGGTGCTGCTGCTGATGCTCAAGCTGCCCCTGCTGTACCTGGTGGGGCGCCTGGCCGGCGGCCTGGAACGCGCCCAGGCGCTGCGCCTGGGGATAGTCCTGGCGGCCGGCGGCGAGTTCGCTTTCGTGGTGTTCAAGCTGGCCTTCGAGCAGGGCATGCTGGACGACCGCCTGCACGGCCTGCTGGTGCTCAGCATCACCCTGTCCATGGCGGTGACGCCGCTGCTGGTGCTCGGCCTGTTTCCGCTGCTGGGCACGGCACCGGCGCCGGTGGAGGTGCCCGAGGAATACACCCGCATCGACAACGACGAGCCACGGGTGGTGGTCGCCGGCATGGGCCGCATGGGCCAGATCATCGCGCGCCTGCTGCGGGCCCAGCGGGTGCCCTTCGTGGCCCTGGACACGGCGGTGGAGATGGTGGAATACGGCCGCAGCCTGGGGCGCATGCCCATCTACTACGGCGACCCGCTGCGCCCGGAAATCCTCCGGGCGGCCAAGGTGGACAAGGCCGAGTTCTTCATCGTCGCCACCGACGACCCGGACACCAACCTGAAAACCGCTGAGCTGGTGAAGCGCCTCTACCCGCACATCCAGGTCATCGCCCGCGCCCGCAACCGCCAGCACGTCCACCGCCTGCTGGACCTCGGCGCCGTGCCGGTGCGCGAGACCTTCCACTCGGCCCTGGAGATGAGCCGCCAGGCCCTGCTCGGCCTGGGTCTTTCGCCGGACCAGGCCGACGCCCGCATCCGCCGCTTCCAGCGTCACGACGAGGAAGTGCTGGCCGCCCAGCACCAGGTCTACGACGACGACGCCGCGGTGATCCAGACCGCCCGCCAGGCCCGCGCGGAACTGGAGCACCTGTTCGACGCCGACCTGATCGAGGACAAGGGTGTGAAATAA
- the ycaC gene encoding isochorismate family cysteine hydrolase YcaC translates to MAFQYKRLDKNDAAVLLVDHQAGLLSLVRDIDPDKFKNNVLALGDLAKYFKLPTILTTSFETGPNGPLVPELKAQFPDAPYIARPGNINAWDNEDFVKAVKATGKKQLIIAGVVTEVCVAFPALSAIEEGFEVFVVADASGTFNEVTRDAAWRRMEAAGAQLMTWFGVACELHRDWRNDIEGLAELFSNHIPDYRNLITSYSTLTAKK, encoded by the coding sequence ATGGCTTTCCAATACAAGCGTCTGGACAAGAACGATGCCGCCGTCCTGCTGGTCGACCACCAGGCCGGCCTGCTCTCCCTGGTGCGGGACATCGATCCCGACAAGTTCAAGAACAACGTGCTGGCCCTGGGCGACCTGGCCAAGTACTTCAAGCTGCCGACCATCCTCACCACCAGCTTCGAGACCGGCCCCAACGGCCCGCTGGTGCCCGAGCTGAAGGCGCAGTTCCCCGACGCCCCCTACATCGCCCGCCCCGGCAACATCAACGCCTGGGACAACGAGGACTTCGTCAAGGCGGTGAAGGCCACCGGCAAGAAGCAGCTGATCATCGCCGGCGTGGTGACCGAGGTCTGCGTGGCCTTCCCGGCGCTCTCGGCCATCGAGGAAGGCTTCGAGGTGTTCGTGGTGGCCGATGCCTCCGGCACCTTCAACGAAGTCACCCGTGACGCCGCCTGGCGCCGCATGGAGGCCGCCGGCGCGCAGCTGATGACCTGGTTCGGCGTGGCCTGCGAGCTGCACCGCGACTGGCGCAACGACATCGAGGGCCTGGCCGAGCTGTTCTCCAACCATATCCCCGACTACCGCAACCTGATCACCAGCTACAGCACCCTCACCGCCAAGAAGTGA
- a CDS encoding amidohydrolase yields MSEDPSSNSRRQFLAASSVLGAAGALWSALPFAGSTGSAHASTQGGSMTADLILFNGRLHTVDREKPSASAVAIKDGRFLAVGNDAEAMAHRGDATQVIDLKQRTVIPGLNDSHLHLIRGGLNYNLELRWEGVPSLADALRMLKDQADRTPSPQWVRVVGGWNEFQFAEKRMPTLEEINRAAPDTPVFILHLYDRALLNRAALKAVGYSKDTPNPPGGEIQRDGNGNPTGMLIARPNATILYATLAKGPKLPLEYQVNSTRQFMRELNRLGLTSAIDAGGGYQNYPDDYQVIDELAKQGQLSVRIAYNLFTQKPKEELTDFQNWSKVVKPGDGTDFFRHNGAGEMLVFSAADFEDFLEPRPDLPQTMEQELEPVVRHLVEQRWPFRLHATYDESISRMLDVFEKVNRDIPFNGLPWFFDHAETISPKNIERVKALGGGIAIQDRMAFQGEYFVDRYGAKAAEKTPPIQRMLAEGVPVGAGTDATRVSSYNPWTSLYWLVSGKTVGGLELYPQGLSRDTALQLFTHGSAWFSSEQGKKGQIKVGQLADLAALSADYFSVDEEAIKWIESVLTVVDGKVVYAAGEFDKLGPPQVPVLPEWSPVAKVPGHWKPAAPLTAQVHQCVGACAVHAHSHERARQSNMPVSDYQGFWGALGCSCFAF; encoded by the coding sequence ATGAGCGAAGACCCATCCAGCAACAGCCGCCGCCAGTTCCTCGCCGCCAGCTCCGTGCTCGGCGCCGCCGGCGCGCTCTGGTCCGCATTGCCATTCGCCGGTAGCACCGGCTCCGCCCATGCCAGCACCCAAGGGGGTTCCATGACCGCTGACCTGATCCTGTTCAACGGCCGCCTGCACACGGTGGACCGCGAGAAGCCCAGCGCCAGCGCCGTGGCCATCAAGGACGGCCGCTTCCTCGCCGTCGGCAACGACGCCGAGGCCATGGCCCATCGCGGCGACGCCACCCAGGTCATCGACCTCAAGCAGCGCACCGTGATCCCCGGCCTCAACGACTCCCACCTGCACCTGATCCGTGGCGGCCTCAACTACAACCTGGAGCTGCGCTGGGAAGGCGTGCCCTCCCTGGCCGACGCCCTGCGCATGCTGAAGGACCAGGCCGACCGCACCCCCTCGCCGCAGTGGGTACGGGTGGTGGGCGGCTGGAACGAGTTCCAGTTCGCCGAAAAACGCATGCCCACCCTGGAAGAGATCAACCGCGCGGCGCCGGACACCCCGGTGTTCATCCTCCACCTCTACGACCGCGCCCTGCTCAACCGCGCCGCCCTGAAAGCCGTGGGCTACAGCAAGGACACCCCCAACCCGCCCGGCGGCGAGATCCAGCGCGACGGCAACGGCAACCCCACCGGCATGCTCATCGCCCGGCCTAACGCCACCATCCTCTATGCCACCCTGGCCAAGGGGCCGAAGCTGCCGCTGGAATACCAGGTCAACTCCACCCGCCAGTTCATGCGCGAGCTCAATCGCCTGGGCCTGACCAGCGCCATCGACGCCGGCGGCGGCTACCAGAACTACCCGGACGACTACCAGGTGATCGACGAACTGGCCAAGCAGGGCCAGCTCAGCGTGCGCATCGCCTACAACCTGTTCACCCAGAAGCCCAAGGAAGAACTCACGGACTTCCAGAACTGGAGCAAGGTGGTCAAGCCCGGCGACGGCACCGACTTCTTCCGCCACAACGGCGCCGGCGAGATGCTGGTGTTCTCCGCCGCCGACTTCGAGGACTTCCTCGAACCGCGCCCGGACCTGCCGCAGACCATGGAACAGGAGCTGGAACCGGTGGTGCGCCACCTGGTGGAACAGCGCTGGCCCTTCCGCCTGCACGCGACCTACGACGAATCCATCTCGCGCATGCTCGACGTGTTCGAGAAGGTCAACCGCGACATCCCCTTCAACGGCCTGCCCTGGTTCTTCGACCACGCCGAAACCATCAGCCCGAAGAACATCGAGCGGGTGAAGGCCCTCGGCGGCGGCATCGCCATCCAGGACCGCATGGCCTTCCAGGGCGAGTACTTCGTCGACCGCTACGGCGCCAAGGCCGCCGAGAAGACCCCACCGATCCAGCGCATGCTCGCCGAGGGCGTGCCGGTGGGCGCCGGCACCGACGCCACGCGGGTGTCCAGCTACAACCCCTGGACCTCGCTCTACTGGCTGGTCAGCGGCAAGACGGTCGGCGGCCTGGAGCTTTATCCACAGGGCCTGTCCCGGGATACCGCGCTGCAACTGTTCACCCACGGCAGCGCCTGGTTCTCCAGCGAGCAGGGCAAGAAAGGCCAGATCAAGGTGGGCCAGCTGGCCGACCTGGCGGCGCTCTCGGCGGACTACTTCAGCGTCGACGAGGAAGCCATCAAGTGGATCGAGTCGGTGCTCACCGTGGTGGACGGCAAGGTGGTCTACGCCGCCGGCGAGTTCGACAAGCTCGGCCCGCCGCAGGTGCCGGTGCTGCCCGAGTGGTCGCCGGTGGCCAAGGTGCCCGGCCACTGGAAGCCCGCCGCGCCGCTCACCGCCCAGGTCCACCAATGCGTCGGCGCCTGCGCCGTGCACGCCCACAGCCACGAACGGGCGCGCCAGTCGAACATGCCGGTGAGCGACTACCAGGGCTTCTGGGGCGCGCTGGGCTGCTCGTGCTTCGCCTTCTGA
- a CDS encoding antibiotic biosynthesis monooxygenase yields MSTDDIVTLLIRHRVKHGSEQEYEGWLRRIIGIAKGYPGHLGIDVVRDKQDGLQQFTCVLRFASGDQLQAWLGSSERRDLVAEVSHLLADGDQVEINPEREFWFTPATTDATPPPRWKQACVTFLVILPLALAVPLLWQPVFKVVPWLGGYVPSNVVITASIVLLVVYLFMPPVTRFFAGWLNQR; encoded by the coding sequence ATGAGCACCGACGACATCGTCACCCTGCTGATCCGCCACCGGGTCAAACACGGCAGCGAACAGGAATACGAAGGCTGGCTGCGCCGCATCATCGGCATCGCCAAGGGCTACCCCGGCCACCTGGGGATCGACGTGGTGCGGGACAAGCAGGACGGCCTGCAACAATTCACCTGCGTCCTGCGCTTCGCCAGCGGCGACCAGCTGCAGGCCTGGCTGGGCTCCAGCGAGCGTCGCGACCTGGTGGCGGAAGTCAGCCACCTGCTGGCCGACGGCGACCAGGTGGAGATCAACCCCGAGCGGGAATTCTGGTTCACCCCGGCCACCACCGACGCCACGCCGCCGCCACGCTGGAAGCAGGCCTGCGTCACCTTCCTGGTGATCCTGCCGCTGGCGCTCGCCGTGCCGCTGCTCTGGCAGCCCGTGTTCAAGGTCGTGCCCTGGCTCGGCGGCTATGTGCCGAGCAACGTGGTGATCACCGCCAGCATCGTGCTGCTGGTTGTCTATCTTTTCATGCCGCCGGTGACGCGCTTTTTCGCCGGCTGGCTGAACCAACGCTGA
- a CDS encoding hydrolase, protein MSIRELLNPTNSALILIDHQPQMAFGVQSIDRQQLKNNTVALAKSARIFNVPTILTSVETESFSGYIWPELLNVFPGQQPIERTSMNSWEDEGFVAAVKATGRKKLIMAALWTEVCLTFPALEALEAGYEVYIVTDASGGTSQEAHDMSVQRMIQAGAVPVTWQQVLLEYQRDWAKRDSYDAVMDLVREHSGAYGMGVDYAYTMVHKAPQRQVK, encoded by the coding sequence ATGTCCATTCGCGAACTGCTGAACCCGACCAACTCCGCCCTGATCCTCATCGACCACCAGCCGCAAATGGCCTTCGGCGTGCAGTCCATCGACCGCCAGCAGCTGAAGAACAACACCGTGGCCCTGGCCAAGAGCGCCAGGATCTTCAACGTCCCGACCATCCTCACCAGCGTGGAAACCGAAAGCTTCAGCGGCTACATCTGGCCGGAACTGCTGAATGTGTTCCCGGGCCAGCAGCCCATCGAGCGCACCTCGATGAACTCCTGGGAAGACGAAGGCTTCGTCGCCGCCGTGAAGGCCACCGGCCGCAAGAAACTGATCATGGCCGCGCTCTGGACCGAAGTTTGCTTGACCTTCCCGGCCCTGGAGGCCCTCGAGGCTGGCTATGAGGTGTACATCGTCACCGACGCCTCCGGCGGCACCTCCCAGGAAGCCCACGACATGTCGGTACAACGCATGATCCAGGCCGGCGCCGTCCCGGTCACCTGGCAGCAGGTCCTGCTCGAGTACCAGCGCGACTGGGCCAAGCGCGACAGCTACGACGCGGTGATGGACCTGGTGCGCGAGCACAGCGGCGCCTACGGCATGGGCGTGGACTACGCCTACACCATGGTGCACAAGGCCCCCCAGCGTCAGGTGAAGTAA
- a CDS encoding LysR family transcriptional regulator, which produces MDRVDCMRAFIETVRSNGFAAAARALDLPRSTVSKQVQALEEAIGVQLLVRTTRSLHLTEAGAEYFESARDLLAALDEAEQRARDGVGELRGVLRVNAPMSFGLRKLGPLIPLFHERHPQIELQLVLSDQQVDPVRGGFDLTIRIASLADSSMVARTIAPAPRILVASPGYLAKAGTPQSPEELAEHAFLGYGYLQSGVSLALCNGEETRRVQLHGPLQANNGDFLAQVAEAGMGIALLPSFIVDDALAAGRLVALLCQWQAPPISINAVYPSARRLPQKTRAFIDFLVEEMSRANEAIPCAGL; this is translated from the coding sequence ATGGACCGGGTCGACTGCATGCGCGCCTTTATCGAAACCGTGCGCAGCAATGGTTTTGCCGCCGCCGCGCGGGCGCTGGACCTGCCGCGCTCCACCGTGAGCAAGCAGGTACAGGCGCTGGAGGAGGCCATCGGTGTGCAGTTGTTGGTGCGCACCACTCGCAGCCTGCACCTGACCGAGGCGGGCGCGGAGTACTTCGAGTCGGCGCGGGACCTGCTGGCGGCCCTGGACGAGGCCGAGCAACGGGCGCGGGACGGGGTAGGGGAGCTGCGCGGGGTGCTGCGGGTGAACGCGCCCATGTCCTTCGGGCTGCGCAAGCTGGGGCCGCTGATCCCGCTGTTCCACGAGCGGCATCCGCAGATCGAGCTGCAACTGGTGCTCAGCGACCAGCAGGTGGACCCGGTGCGCGGCGGCTTCGACCTGACCATCCGCATCGCCAGCCTGGCGGACTCCTCAATGGTCGCCCGCACCATCGCGCCGGCCCCGCGCATCCTGGTGGCCTCGCCCGGCTACCTGGCCAAGGCGGGCACCCCGCAATCGCCCGAGGAGCTGGCCGAGCACGCCTTCCTCGGCTACGGCTACCTGCAGAGTGGGGTCAGCCTGGCCCTGTGCAACGGCGAGGAAACCCGCCGGGTGCAGTTGCACGGGCCGCTGCAGGCCAACAACGGCGACTTCCTTGCCCAGGTCGCCGAGGCCGGCATGGGCATCGCCCTGCTGCCCAGCTTCATCGTCGACGACGCCCTGGCGGCCGGCCGCCTGGTGGCCCTCTTGTGCCAATGGCAGGCACCGCCCATCAGCATCAACGCCGTCTACCCCTCGGCCCGACGCCTGCCGCAGAAGACCCGCGCCTTCATCGATTTCCTGGTGGAGGAAATGAGCCGGGCGAATGAGGCGATACCCTGCGCAGGTTTGTAG